In Brachionichthys hirsutus isolate HB-005 chromosome 5, CSIRO-AGI_Bhir_v1, whole genome shotgun sequence, a single genomic region encodes these proteins:
- the si:ch211-245j22.3 gene encoding guanylyl cyclase inhibitory protein: MGQAATLPCRRGESYVLELYEWFGKFINECPSGLITLHEFQRHFCNGTVGSESAEYAEEIFRTLDSNGDGVVDFREYVMAISMLVEGSAVEKLQWSFKLYDKDRDGNITREEMLEIMQAVDKMSVAAALTKPNALTAEEYTNRIFLRLDKDNNAIISLEEFIEGALDDDWIRDMLECDLSTVKVERPRKSDGTLGRHD, from the exons aTGGGTCAAGCTGCAACCTTGCCTTGTAGGAGAGGGGAGTCGTACGTTCTGGAGTTGTACGAGTGGTTTGG AAAGTTCATCAATGAGTGTCCGAGTGGGCTGATCACTCTGCACGAGTTCCAGAGGCATTTCTGCAATGGGACCGTTGGCAGCGAGTCAGCCGAGTACGCAGAAGAGATATTCCGTACGTTGGACAGTAATGGG GACGGAGTGGTTGACTTCAGGGAGTACGTCATGGCCATCAGCATGCTGGTCGAAGGGTCAGCCGTGGAGAAGCTGCAGTGGTCATTTAAGCTCTACGACAAAGACCGAGATGGAAACATTACAAGAGAAGAAATGCTGGAGatcatgcag GCTGTTGATAAGATGAGTGTAGCGGCAGCGTTAACCAAACCCAACGCCCTTACAGCTGAAGAGTATACCAACAGGATATTCCTGCGACTGGATAAAGACAACAACG CCATCATCAGTCTAGAGGAGTTCATCGAGGGCGCGCTGGATGATGATTGGATCAGGGACATGCTGGAATGTGACCTCAGCACTGTGAAGGTAGAGAGACCCCGAAAGAGTGACGGCACACTGGGAAGACATGATTAG